From the Purpureocillium takamizusanense chromosome 6, complete sequence genome, one window contains:
- a CDS encoding uncharacterized protein (EggNog:ENOG503P9EQ), giving the protein MVSLLLPRLQSESHSYSPHLSTIHYYHQEAGIMTTATMAAPSRPSHHNYSFALEQYMLLQEQHEELSHHLQQIRPRQYSTGSISTRSSSVSSGSPRRRHARGGRTRCSVVAEAGLDTILDEETLYEISAEEQRLFDVNESIKRALTELLNCDAVRCDKSMRTWAQARLMETEKELRSGRRRKSSPCME; this is encoded by the coding sequence ATGGTGTCGTTGTTACTGCCTAGGCTTCAATCCGAATCGCACTCATACTCGCCGCATCTTTCCACAATACACTATTACCACCAGGAAGCTGGTATTATGACGACCGCAACAATGGCTGCGCCAAGCAGACCATCGCACCACAATTACAGCTTCGCTCTCGAGCAGTACATGCTCCTACAGGAACAGCACGAGGAGCTCAGCCACCATCTGCAACAAATTCGTCCGCGCCAATACTCGACGGGCAGCATATCAACACGGTCCTCTAGCGTCTCGTCAGGCtcgccacgacggcgacacgcccgaggcgggcgaACGCGGTGCAGCGTCGTTGCTGAAGCTGGCCTCGACaccatcctcgacgaggagacgctcTATGAAATCTCAGCCGAGGAACAGCGCCTTTTCGACGTCAATGAAAGCATCAAGCGCGCACTAACAGAGCTGCTCAACTGCGACGCCGTGCGCTGCGACAAGTCAATGCGTACGTGGGCGCAAGCCCGACTCATGGAGACGGAGAAGGAGTTGCGGTCGGGGCGCCGGAGGAAGAGCTCTCCTTGCATGGAGTAA
- the cyp6 gene encoding Peptidylprolyl isomerase (EggNog:ENOG503NW66~COG:A), giving the protein MSVLLETSVGDIVIDLLVEHAPKLCENFLKLCKVKYYNFSPVHSVQKDFSFQTGDPLGPLSQESDGGSSIWGVASGNPALRTFTAFFYPKLKHVERGTVSMATVPLASDPDTRVAGSQFIITLGEDTDFLDGKAAIFGKVVEGFDALEKINEAIVDDKGYPLIDIRVKHTVILDDPYPDPENLREPSSSPAPTEEQLKTVRIADEAALHENDGVDEEELERRRRNREAQAQALTLEMMGDLPFAEVKPPENVLFVCKLNPVTADADLELIFGRFGKILSCEVIRDQKTGDSLQYAFIEYEDKASCEAAYFKMQGVLIDDRRIHVDFSQSVSRLSDVWRKDTNTKRRANASRGGWGGVDELEKRRQYRAEAERDAGGSYGMVYGEEEMKKRHQRDGGERKRDGGPSPRNGDQPRTRSRSRSPRRRDRSSDRHHSRRDDGRRADRRDWDPRDRDRRPGDRDQDRERDGDRHRRRDDTYRSRR; this is encoded by the exons ATGTCGGTCCTGCTCGAGACGAGTGTGGGCGACATTGTCATCGACCTCTTAGTCGAACATGCGCCGAAGCTTTGCGAGAA CTTCCTAAAGCTATGCAAGGTCAAATACTACAACTTCTCCCCCGTCCATTCCGTACAAAAGGACTTTTCTTTTCAGACCGGCGATCCTCTCGGCCCGCTCTCCCAAGAGTCTGACGGTGGTTCATCAATATGGGGCGTCGCATCAGGCAACCCTGCCCTACGAACGTTCACAGCCTTTTTCTACCCCAAGTTGAAGCATGTTGAGCGCGGCACGGTTAGCATGGCTACGGTGCCGCTCGCCTCCGACCCCGACACTCGAGTGGCTGGATCGCAGTTCATCATTACCCTCGGCGAGGATACAGACTTTCTGGATGGAAAGGCGGCAATATTTGGCAAGGTCGTGGAAGGGTTTGACGCCCTGGAGAAGATAAACGAGGCGATTGTGGACGACAAGGGCTACCCGCTCATCGACATTCGCGTCAAGCACACGGTGATATTGGACGACCCGTACCCAGACCCCGAGAACCTAAGAGAGCCGAGTTCAAGCCCCGCGCCGACCGAAGAACAGCTCAAGACGGTACGGATCGCAGATGAAGCGGCACTGCACGAGAATGATGGggtggacgaggaagagctcgagcgccgccggcgaaaccgcgaggcgcaggcgcaggcacTGACGCTGGAGATGATGGGCGATCTTCCTTTTGCAGAGGTCAAGCCGCCGGAGAATGTCCTCTTCGTGTGCAAGCTGAACCCTGTTACCGCGGATGCCGACCTCGAGCTCATTTTTGGACGTTTCGGCAAGATTCTCAGCTGCGAAGTGATCCGTGACCAGAAGACGGGCGATAGTTTACAGTACGCATTCATCGAGTACGAAGACAAGGCGTCGTGCGAGGCTGCATATTTCAAGATGCAGGGCGTTCTCATTGACGACAGGCGCATCCACGTTGATTTTTCGCAGAGCGTCAGCAGGCTCAGCGACGTCTGGAGGAAGGATACAAACACCAAGCGCAGGGCGAATGCATCTCGTGGCGGGTGGGGTGGAGTGGACGAGCTTGAAAAGCGGCGGCAATACAGGGCAGAAGCGGAGCGGGACGCCGGTGGCAGCTACGGCATGGTGTatggggaggaggaaatGAAGAAGCGGCATCAgcgagatggcggcgaaAGAAAACGCGATGGTGGCCCTTCCCCGCGGAATGGAGATCAGCCGAGgacgcgcagccgcagccgcagccctCGCCGGAGAGACAGGAGTAGCGATAGACATCACTCTCGGAGGgacgacggccggcgcgccgacCGAAGGGACTGGGACCCCAGAGACCGGGATCGACGGCCCGGGGACCGGGACCAGGACCGGGAACGCGACGGGgaccgccatcgacgccgcgacgATACGTATAGGTCGAGACGATGA
- a CDS encoding uncharacterized protein (COG:S~EggNog:ENOG503P761) has translation MVTTTCFPPSAARRYSSFRTPYLPSYVDRDAAEHPHHREASRIIMADRDGGLDDSASQRKRIAVACGRCRKRKIRCSGDAGNGQPCTNCKNASHAPCQFLRVSSQEVSHVKGNAFTYNVDASRMMQARASSAVSPLGVPANAYHDSLALSANRGDSAAGYGDKPYYAPSAWSGAYGGTGVDYAICQPAFQSSATGSPYVTGAYAMTAGGTGVKADGMMYLDTGAAYGYATVPTGSVSVSRQSSGSDTGFPYQTATPGLSSSVNSSHERLPPTPSRTIPSSGSSVYRSDDYRKSSHFAAGDAASGLGVDVSAGYQTYENAPLSYGSQVGAQLGRAPDLYANSSPDGTQDDPLRSQVHEGTESSFRYADGSAHREATSSLAGGQYYLYHRNSQHGDCALTTDLVSGSAAETASRSQRSPARSR, from the exons ATGGTGACCACAACTTGCTTTCCTCCGAGCGCGGCTAGGCGATACTCCTCCTTCCGCACTCCCTACCTGCCATCGTACGTGGAtcgcgacgcggccgagcaCCCGCATCATCGTGAAGCTAgccgcatcatcatggcGGACCGAGACGGGGGTCTCGACGACTCGGCATcgcagaggaagaggatTGCCGTGGCG TGTGGCCGCTGTCGAAAGAGGAAGATCAGGTgcagcggcgatgccggTAACGGCCAGCCTTGCACGAACTGCAAGAACGCCTCGCATGCGCCATGCCAGTTTCTACGG GTTTCGTCTCAAGAGGTATCTCATGTCAAGGGCAATGCCTTTACTTACAACGTCGATGCGTCACGGATGATGCAAGCccgcgcatcgtcggccgtctcgcccctCGGCGTTCCAGCGAATGCGTACCATGACAGCCTCGCTCTCTCGGCAAATCGAGGTGACTCTGCCGCCGGATACGGCGACAAGCCGTACTATGCTCCATCTGCGTGGAGTGGCGCTtacggcggcacgggcgtcGACTACGCTATTTGCCAGCCCGCCTTCCAGTCGTCGGCTACGGGCTCCCCGTATGTAACGGGCGCATACGCCATGACGGCTGGTGGCACTGGCGTGAAGGCGGACGGCATGATGTACCTGGACACGGGCGCTGCATACGGCTACGCCACGGTGCCCACGGGCTCGGTGTCGGTCTCGCGACAGTCCTCGGGCTCGGATACGGGGTTCCCATAtcagacggcgacgccggggcTGTCGAGCTCGGTCAATAGCAGCCACGAACGCCTACctccgacgccgtcgcggaccATACCCAGCTCCGGGTCCTCGGTCTACCGCAGCGATGACTATCGAAAGAGCTCGCACTTCGCTGCCGGAGACGCCGCGTCTGGCTTAGGGGTCGATGTGTCTGCTGGATATCAGACCTACGAGAATGCACCACTGTCGTACGGCTCGCAGGTTGGCGCCCAGCTGGGTCGCGCTCCCGACCTGTACGCGAATTCGTCGCCGGACGGAACCCAAGATGACCCTCTGCGATCGCAAGTCCATGAAGGGACGGAATCTTCTTTCCGCTACGCTGATGGCTCGGCTCATCGGGAGGCGACGAGTtccttggccggcggccagtATTATCTGTACCACAGAAACAGCCAGCATGGAGACTGTGCACTCACTACGGATTTGGTTTCGGGATCAGCCGCCGAGACGGCTTCCAGAAGCCAGAGGTCGCCGGCCCGGAGCCGCTGA
- a CDS encoding uncharacterized protein (SECRETED:SignalP(1-25~SECRETED:cutsite=SEA-GL~SECRETED:prob=0.4274)), translated as MKTSLVYFAALVLSALAVPIEHSEAGLHPELPATDNSSNKAAKAPAPAPNAAAPKSAPKPAPKKSPKPAPKKGQPAPKKGQPAPKKGKPAPKAAPAPKPNAAAPNATAAAPPPSTATTCAGMSQSCSHIYKKFKEVLDGDSADLLKVINEFADKFERDPKCADAILDCSGSKPVQQQVAAPPPAAPAPAKGQGKGPLGALGLR; from the exons ATGAAG ACCTCTCTCGTCTACTTCGCCGCCCTGGTGCTatcggccttggccgtgccCATCGAGCActccgaggccggcctgcaCCCCGAGCTGCCGGCGACCGATAATAGCAGCAACAAGGCCGCAAAGgctcccgccccggccccaAACGCGGCTGCTCCCAAGAGCGCCCCAAAGCCGGCTCCCAAGAAGTCCCCCAAGCCCGCACCCAAGAAGGGCCAGCCCGCGCCTAAAAAGGGCCAGCCTGCGCCCAAGAAGGGAAAACCCGCGCCCAAGGCCGCGCCAGCTCCCAagcccaacgccgccg CTCCCAatgcgaccgccgccgcgcctccgcctTCCACTGCCACCACG TGCGCCGGCATGAGCCAGTCCTGCTCCCACATTTACAAGAAGTTCAAGGAGGTTCTCGATGGCGACTCCGCGGACTTGTTGAAAGTGATTAACGAGTTTGCCGACAAATTCGAG AGGGACCCCAAGTGCGCAGACGCCATTCTAGactgcagcggcagcaagccCGTCCAACAACAAGTCGCCGCCCCGCCTCCGgctgcccccgcccccgccaaggggcaaggcaagggcCCCCTTGGTGCCCTGGGCTTGCgctag
- the PMI1 gene encoding Mannose-6-phosphate isomerase (EggNog:ENOG503NVQ2~COG:G), whose product MQVPLLRLSCGVNSYEWGKKGTDSAAARFAAATPSDTLSIQADKPYAELWMGSHPSNPSKDVVTGRSLLDLFSENKALLSASVSGKYGDKLPFLFKVLSINKALSIQAHPNKKLAEQLHARDAKNYPDDNHKPEMAIAITPFEGLCGFRPLAEVAHFLATVPSLRRLVGEDNAKAFEAAAKDGCEGVTDDKKKALKKAFGGLMSSFSSDVAAEIPKLVEQAKSEGSGFASGGVPSTRGEVMAELVTRLHGQFGEDIGLFVLFFLNFVTLQPGEALFLVADDIHAYVSGDIIECMAASDNVVRAGLTPKFKDVSTLVDMLTYNYAPIDEQKMAPTEYPYATLNRAGYSSGSSVALYDPPIEEFAVVRTLLRGDGAKATFEPLDGPSIIICTSGKGKISVGPTSHEMKEGYVFFVGSTAELVLESQGGEDDEFTTFKAFCEIEGSEKQRL is encoded by the exons atgcaggtccccctcctccgcctctcGTGCGGCGTCAACTCGTACGAAtggggcaagaagggcaccgactcggccgccgcccgcttcgcCGCTGCCACGCCCTCAGATACCCTGTCCATCCAGGCCGACAAGCCCTACGCAGAG CTCTGGATGGGCAGTCATCCATCCAACCCCTCCAAGGACGTCGTCACCGGCCGCTCCCTGCTCGACCTCTTCTCCGAAAACAAGGCCCTCCTGTCTGCGTCCGTCTCGGGCAAGTACGGCGACAAGCTGCCCTTCCTCTTCAAGGTCCTGTCCATCAACAAGGCCCTGTCCATCCAGGCCCACCCCAATAAGaagctcgccgagcagctgCACGCCCGCGATGCCAAGAACTACCCCGACGACAACCACAAGCCCGAGATGGCCATTGCCATCACCCCCTTTGAGGGCCTCTGCGGCTTCCGGCCCTtggccgaggtggcgcaCTTCCTGGCCACGGTGCCGtctctgcggcggctggtcggcgaggacaatGCCAAGGCcttcgaggcggcggccaaggacggaTGCGAGGGCGTgaccgacgacaagaagaaggcgctgAAGAAGGCGTTTGGCGGCCTCATGTCCTCCTTCTCGAgcgacgttgccgccgagatccccaagctggtcgagcaggccaagTCGGAGGGCAGCGGCttcgcctcgggcggcgtcccGTCTACGCGGGGCGAGGTCATGGCCGAGCTGGTGACGCGGCTCCACGGCCAGTTTGGCGAGGACATtggcctcttcgtcctcttcttcctcaatTTCGTCACgctgcagcccggcgaggcgctgttcctcgtcgccgacgacatccaCGCCTACGTCTCGGGCGACATCATCGAgtgcatggcggcgtcggacaacgtggtgcgggcgggccTGACGCCCAAGTTCAAGGACGTGTCGACGCTGGTGGACATGCTGACGTACAACTACGCGCCCATCGACGAGCAAAAGATGGCGCCCACCGAGTACCCCTACGCCACGCTCAACCGCGCCGGCTACAGCTCCGGCTCGTCCGTGGCGCTCTACGACCCGCCCATCGAGGAGTTCGCCGTAGTGCGCaccctgctgcgcggcgacggcgccaaggccacGTTCGAGCCGCTCGACGGgcccagcatcatcatctgcACGAGCGGCAAGGGAAAGATCTCGGTGGGGCCGACCAGCCACGAGATGAAAGAGGGCTACGTCTTCTTCGTtggctcgacggccgagctGGTCCTCGAGTCGCAgggtggcgaggacgacgagttTACCACGTTCAAGGCCTTTTGCGAGATTGAAGGTTCGGAGAAGCAGCGACTGTAG